From a single Cytophagales bacterium WSM2-2 genomic region:
- the racD gene encoding aspartate racemase has protein sequence MSKMKIIGLVGGVSWVSTMDYYKFINEGINERLGGLNFSECIIYSLNFGDVQERGWKNSFELLLNACQSLKRSGADAIVLCANTAHLFADDLEDKIKLPVINIVTETAKAIRQQGLVKVGLLGTKFTMEMEFYRKKLEENGLNVLIPEKQETRDYVQHTLKEELGRGILNPDTKQNYISIMKDLVGRGAEGIILGCTEIPMLISQEDFSKPIFDTTKIHTNAIVEYALA, from the coding sequence ATGAGTAAAATGAAAATAATAGGACTTGTAGGTGGAGTAAGCTGGGTGTCAACTATGGACTATTACAAGTTCATAAATGAAGGGATCAATGAAAGGTTAGGTGGACTGAATTTTTCAGAATGCATAATTTATTCACTGAATTTTGGAGATGTTCAGGAAAGAGGTTGGAAGAATTCATTTGAGCTTTTGCTTAATGCGTGCCAGAGTTTAAAGAGAAGTGGCGCTGATGCCATAGTTTTATGTGCTAACACTGCACATCTGTTTGCTGACGATCTTGAAGACAAAATAAAATTACCAGTTATTAATATAGTAACAGAAACAGCGAAAGCCATTAGGCAACAAGGCCTTGTGAAAGTTGGACTATTGGGAACGAAGTTTACAATGGAAATGGAGTTTTATAGAAAGAAACTGGAAGAAAATGGGTTGAATGTTTTAATACCGGAGAAGCAGGAGACAAGGGACTATGTGCAGCATACATTGAAAGAAGAATTAGGCAGAGGTATACTTAATCCTGACACAAAGCAGAATTATATTTCAATCATGAAGGACTTGGTTGGGCGAGGCGCTGAAGGTATAATACTGGGTTGTACTGAAATTCCAATGTTAATCAGCCAGGAGGATTTTTCAAAACCGATATTTGACACGACAAAAATTCATACGAACGCAATTGTTGAATACGCATTAGCATAG
- a CDS encoding hypothetical protein (frameshifted, insertion at around 3513188): protein MKDKHIADIRAFNRFYTNVIGLLDQHILNSEYSLPEVRILYELYHHENLTGSDIIASLGIDKGYLSRIFRHLEKKKLISKKRSNEDGRSIHLSLTKKGRSEFEILNEASNVQIKKTLEPLTEGACDKLARNMAEIQLILSKAHQNT, encoded by the coding sequence ATGAAAGACAAGCATATCGCGGATATAAGAGCCTTTAATAGATTTTATACCAATGTAATCGGGTTACTGGATCAGCATATTCTAAACAGTGAATACTCCTTACCTGAGGTACGGATACTGTATGAGTTGTATCACCATGAAAACCTGACTGGCAGTGATATCATCGCATCCTTAGGTATTGACAAGGGATACCTGAGCAGAATATTTCGTCACCTTGAGAAGAAAAAACTGATTTCAAAAAAACGATCTAATGAAGACGGTCGCTCTATTCATCTTAGTCTGACAAAAAAAGGCAGGAGCGAATTTGAAATTCTTAACGAGGCCTCCAATGTCCAGATCAAAAAAACACTTGAGCCCTTAACAGAAGGGGCCTGTGATAAGCTAGCCCGTAACATGGCCGAAATACAACTGATTCTTTCAAAAGCTCATCAAAACACTTAG
- a CDS encoding GNAT family N-acetyltransferase yields the protein MSTRITINDITIRTELKPGDLGYVIHRHGKLYGDEYDYGVSFEAYVASGIFEFYKTYNPELDRVWICEHNQSIIGFLLLMHRENKVAQLRYFYLESAYRGIGLGKKLMSLYMDFLVKCGYTSSYLWTTHELVSAASLYVRHGFKLTEEKESTSFGKALREQRYDLTVQPNISNPAPQNTKSYIP from the coding sequence ATGAGTACAAGGATTACAATCAACGACATTACGATCAGAACGGAACTGAAACCCGGTGATTTAGGCTATGTAATTCATCGTCACGGAAAGCTCTATGGTGATGAATATGACTATGGAGTATCTTTTGAGGCATATGTGGCGTCAGGAATTTTTGAATTTTACAAAACGTATAACCCTGAATTGGATAGGGTTTGGATATGCGAGCATAATCAGAGCATTATAGGATTCCTGCTTCTAATGCACCGGGAAAATAAGGTAGCGCAACTACGCTACTTCTACTTAGAATCGGCATACAGAGGCATTGGTCTGGGTAAAAAACTGATGTCATTATACATGGATTTTTTAGTAAAATGCGGTTATACATCTTCTTATTTATGGACTACGCATGAACTTGTCTCAGCGGCCTCGCTTTATGTCAGGCATGGGTTCAAACTAACAGAGGAAAAAGAATCAACATCATTTGGTAAAGCTCTTAGAGAGCAGCGATACGATTTAACAGTTCAACCGAATATATCTAATCCGGCACCTCAAAATACGAAGTCTTACATTCCGTAA
- a CDS encoding short-chain dehydrogenase/reductase: MKKVALITGASSGMGKSTADILHSQGYTVYGAARRTDEMNDLKAKGMGVVSLDLTNDASIVEVVNTILNKEGRIDILVNNAGYGSYGAVEDVPLDEARRQFEVNLFGMARLTQLVLPGMREQKSGRIVNISSMGGKIYTPLGAWYHATKHAVEGWSDCLRLELKDFGIDVVVVEPGGIKTPWGQIAAENLKKTSGNGAYASFANKVAENTKKMYTGNQLTDVNILGQTIAKAATDKKPKTRYVKGYMAKPAIAIRKWFGDKVYDKVIMSQVK, encoded by the coding sequence ATGAAAAAAGTAGCATTAATCACAGGAGCAAGTTCAGGAATGGGAAAATCAACAGCTGACATTCTGCACAGCCAAGGCTATACAGTCTATGGAGCGGCAAGACGTACAGACGAAATGAATGACCTGAAAGCAAAAGGAATGGGTGTAGTCTCGCTTGACTTAACCAATGATGCATCAATCGTTGAAGTTGTAAATACTATTCTCAATAAAGAAGGCAGAATAGATATTTTAGTTAACAACGCAGGCTATGGTTCTTATGGTGCTGTGGAAGACGTTCCACTTGACGAAGCAAGAAGGCAGTTTGAAGTAAATCTTTTTGGTATGGCAAGATTGACACAGTTAGTTTTGCCAGGTATGCGTGAGCAAAAGTCAGGTAGAATCGTCAATATTTCATCAATGGGTGGTAAAATTTATACGCCACTGGGGGCATGGTATCATGCTACTAAGCACGCTGTAGAAGGTTGGAGCGATTGTTTACGTTTAGAACTGAAAGACTTTGGAATAGATGTGGTAGTGGTAGAACCAGGTGGCATCAAAACACCTTGGGGGCAAATAGCCGCAGAAAATTTAAAGAAAACTTCAGGTAATGGAGCTTATGCTAGCTTCGCCAATAAAGTAGCAGAGAATACTAAGAAAATGTATACCGGAAATCAGTTGACTGATGTTAATATCCTTGGGCAAACTATTGCAAAAGCTGCAACTGACAAGAAGCCAAAAACCAGATATGTGAAAGGCTACATGGCTAAGCCGGCCATAGCAATTAGAAAATGGTTTGGTGACAAGGTGTATGACAAAGTAATAATGAGCCAGGTTAAGTAG
- a CDS encoding AraC family transcriptional regulator produces the protein MKPDINNIKSINQLHEIFGFDKPTHPLISIIDVSKWEIPEQFIGVKFTSELYTIGLKDKSCGLQYGRNTYDFNEGVLFFTAPDQVNSVSKAQKLDEIQGWMLFFHPDLIRNTSLGQSIEDYGFFSYDVHEALHLSDVEQKTITDCKTMVQNEILERIDNHSQTVIASSLELLLNLSRRYYERQFNTRSAQNSDVVSQFHSLLNSYFKSGKFAESGIPSVEYFSDKIHLSGNYLSDLLKKETGYAIKDHVNNFIIEKAKTLLLNEFETVSGIAYNLGFNYPHYFSRLFKSKTGLTPHEYRKLK, from the coding sequence ATGAAACCAGACATTAACAATATAAAGTCAATTAATCAACTGCACGAGATTTTTGGATTTGACAAACCCACACATCCATTGATTAGCATTATTGATGTTTCGAAATGGGAAATTCCAGAGCAATTTATTGGCGTAAAATTCACATCAGAACTATATACCATCGGTTTAAAAGATAAAAGTTGTGGTTTGCAATACGGAAGAAATACGTATGATTTTAATGAAGGTGTATTATTTTTTACAGCGCCCGATCAAGTCAATTCTGTATCAAAAGCACAAAAATTAGATGAAATACAGGGATGGATGTTGTTCTTCCATCCCGATTTAATTCGCAATACCTCCTTGGGGCAAAGTATTGAAGACTACGGCTTCTTTTCTTACGATGTGCATGAAGCCCTGCATTTGTCAGATGTAGAACAAAAGACTATCACCGATTGCAAGACTATGGTTCAAAATGAAATTTTGGAGCGAATAGACAATCATAGTCAAACCGTAATTGCATCTTCACTGGAGTTATTATTGAACTTATCAAGAAGATACTATGAGAGACAATTCAATACCCGGTCGGCACAAAATTCTGATGTTGTTAGCCAATTTCATTCACTACTGAACAGCTATTTTAAAAGCGGGAAATTTGCAGAATCAGGAATTCCATCCGTAGAATACTTTTCAGACAAGATTCATCTTTCAGGAAATTATTTGAGTGACTTGCTGAAAAAAGAAACGGGATACGCTATAAAGGACCACGTAAATAATTTCATCATCGAAAAAGCTAAAACCTTATTGCTTAATGAATTTGAAACGGTTAGCGGGATAGCATATAATTTAGGATTTAACTATCCACATTATTTCAGCCGCTTATTCAAAAGTAAAACAGGACTGACGCCACACGAATATAGAAAGTTGAAATAG
- a CDS encoding putative amidohydrolase, giving the protein MKYITIILVFLGSRQNFAQTKNDNAIDKTLPGLIAAYRQIHAAPELSGHETQTAALIAAQLKSLGYEVTENIGKFQGKPWKGYGVVGHMKNGKGPVVLVRTEMDALPLTEKTSLPFASTVKVKNDVGEETGVMHACGHDIHMAVFLGVAKILADSKDQWHGELLLVAQPAEEAGPGGSGAEAMLNDGLYTRFPQPDFIVGLHQTPALVAGQVALLSGYSNAVSGAGEIIVRGVGAHPARPQESKDPVVISAELILALQTIVSRETNPFDPVSLTIGVIQGGTAANIVPEEVHMKFNIRALSNEVYDKTIASVTRMANGVAITAGVPDNRMPIVTSAKGYPANYNDPVLTERILRIFKKVMGENNVLAGKPLLTGEDFSYYSLDKKIPSLFFNIGSSDPLRYAESLKTGVALPFNHSPMMIPVADLTIKTGVKAMTSAVFELFK; this is encoded by the coding sequence ATGAAATACATCACTATCATTTTAGTTTTTTTAGGAAGCAGGCAGAACTTTGCACAAACTAAAAATGACAATGCAATTGATAAAACTCTGCCCGGTTTAATTGCCGCGTACCGGCAAATTCACGCTGCGCCAGAATTGTCAGGTCATGAAACTCAAACAGCCGCATTGATCGCAGCACAATTAAAATCACTCGGTTACGAGGTCACAGAAAATATTGGAAAATTTCAGGGAAAACCCTGGAAAGGTTATGGGGTAGTTGGGCACATGAAAAACGGCAAAGGCCCGGTTGTCTTAGTGCGTACAGAAATGGATGCACTGCCCTTGACAGAAAAGACTTCGTTACCATTTGCCAGCACAGTCAAAGTAAAAAATGATGTTGGCGAGGAAACCGGTGTCATGCACGCCTGCGGTCATGACATCCATATGGCCGTCTTTCTGGGCGTGGCAAAAATACTTGCAGACTCGAAGGATCAGTGGCACGGAGAATTGCTGTTGGTGGCACAGCCTGCTGAAGAAGCTGGCCCTGGTGGCAGCGGTGCTGAAGCGATGTTGAATGACGGGTTGTATACACGATTCCCGCAGCCGGACTTCATAGTTGGATTACATCAAACGCCTGCGCTTGTTGCAGGGCAGGTTGCACTCCTTTCGGGGTACTCAAATGCCGTATCCGGAGCGGGAGAAATTATCGTGCGAGGCGTGGGCGCACATCCCGCCCGGCCTCAAGAGAGCAAAGACCCGGTAGTGATTTCTGCCGAATTGATATTGGCGTTACAAACAATTGTCAGTCGCGAAACGAATCCTTTCGATCCTGTCTCCCTTACGATTGGTGTCATTCAGGGTGGCACAGCAGCAAACATTGTCCCCGAAGAAGTGCACATGAAATTTAATATAAGAGCGTTGAGCAATGAAGTCTATGATAAAACCATTGCATCCGTTACCCGCATGGCAAATGGAGTAGCGATCACGGCCGGGGTGCCGGACAATAGGATGCCGATTGTCACCTCGGCCAAAGGTTATCCCGCCAATTATAATGATCCGGTTTTAACAGAGCGAATACTCCGAATCTTTAAAAAAGTAATGGGAGAAAATAATGTATTGGCAGGTAAACCGCTTCTTACCGGAGAGGACTTCTCCTATTACAGTTTAGATAAAAAAATTCCCAGTCTTTTTTTTAACATAGGAAGTAGCGATCCCTTGAGATATGCGGAAAGCTTAAAGACTGGAGTAGCCTTACCATTCAATCATTCACCTATGATGATACCTGTTGCTGATCTTACTATCAAGACAGGTGTTAAGGCAATGACCAGTGCGGTTTTTGAACTGTTCAAATAA
- a CDS encoding histidine kinase, translating into MCLAANSQQLSMDYYNRSNGLVNNEVQCITQASNGFMFFGTPSGCSVFDGYSFTNYDLNKGFTGNSVSGMCEMRSGEIDLFTGSYLFYRISNQHLRSDSLEEKIAIKNIYKGKSGNWYATTFSGLYIFTDGKLKKLPVSEGKSFYGINRVMEWQDSLLVVGRSYETVDIYNRRTWKLVASSFEKIFVRDICTDSEGNIWIASIGAGVLKLLSTITVGNKVQFEKLPPVFDSFLQKEFRAIVCDKQNNLWMGSVNTGLLKYNLSSQKLDHFTTDQGLASNTILSLYNDREDNIWIGTNNGLQKLVHKDVYLYTSRQGLPSDLVLDVLPLSDHRLLTCGYAGVGFLASNSGRIKPWQPPLEDENFSQFISIQKEYYGLSLRKLIRLSISMMDVEAKKVYPLPQHFRSMISFNDNKLLLGGDSSILLFENGKINELIKDHVHHIVCMTIDASGILWTGGLNNHINGYQLPKANSTQTVPLAFQYVIATKGKQDFIKCITTDKENRIWYGTSQSGISVLKRNESKVIFQTNIGIQSGLRSNRIICFAWHNDSTLLVGTGYGLDKIVFSKKRSGFIVRNINDYYNFSQAVQSIKKDEEGNYLLGTESGLIKIPSIDIESDIARKLPILITAVKLLSDPDSTIDISRGVELPYNNSSIAISYASPSFTGETAKFIYNMEGSGHEQWSRPSTANSVTFLNLLPGKYRFTVKPVNVGGEPSVTNASVEIIIYSAFWQTWWFRALAIVTFAGLLALTTRRQIANIRKESIFKQQRAMFAQKISEAEMMALRAQMNPHFIFNCMNIIDGLITDDRKEDAQNFLQKFSKLIRLVLENSQHQLVSIQQDLHALKLYIELEMVRSSHGFKYEIDLGKELLSNDYKIPPLLLQPYVENAIVHGLRNKETGEGKLLVQIKSSQDKILITIEDNGIGRKKAMLLNEENKKPNQQLGMKMTGKRIGLLQSMNHNEVKIHISDVCSDDETGTRVEIVLPYNLEFEKL; encoded by the coding sequence ATGTGCCTTGCGGCAAACAGCCAGCAGCTCAGTATGGATTATTATAACAGGAGCAATGGGTTAGTGAATAATGAGGTACAATGCATCACACAAGCATCCAATGGGTTTATGTTTTTCGGGACCCCTTCAGGTTGCAGCGTGTTCGATGGATATTCTTTTACTAACTACGATCTCAACAAGGGTTTTACCGGCAACTCAGTCTCTGGAATGTGCGAAATGCGTTCGGGCGAAATAGATCTATTCACAGGGAGTTATTTATTTTATCGAATTAGTAATCAACACCTCAGATCCGATTCCTTGGAGGAGAAAATCGCAATTAAAAATATTTATAAGGGCAAGTCAGGAAACTGGTATGCTACTACTTTTTCGGGTCTATACATTTTTACAGATGGCAAATTAAAAAAGCTCCCTGTCAGTGAAGGGAAGTCTTTTTATGGAATCAATCGTGTCATGGAGTGGCAAGACAGTTTGCTGGTGGTGGGAAGAAGCTATGAAACTGTTGATATTTACAACAGGCGGACGTGGAAACTTGTAGCGTCTTCTTTTGAAAAAATATTTGTACGCGACATCTGCACTGATAGCGAAGGGAACATCTGGATTGCGAGTATCGGGGCAGGAGTGTTGAAGTTGCTCTCAACCATTACCGTTGGTAATAAAGTACAATTTGAAAAGCTTCCTCCGGTCTTCGACTCATTTCTTCAAAAAGAGTTCAGGGCCATTGTGTGTGACAAACAAAACAACCTTTGGATGGGCAGCGTCAATACGGGCTTGCTCAAATACAATCTCTCTTCTCAGAAACTCGACCACTTTACCACTGATCAGGGTTTGGCGAGCAATACTATACTTTCGTTATACAATGACCGCGAAGACAACATTTGGATAGGCACGAACAACGGGCTTCAGAAACTGGTGCACAAAGATGTTTACTTGTATACGTCAAGGCAGGGACTCCCGTCAGATTTAGTCCTGGATGTTCTGCCGCTTTCTGATCACCGACTGCTCACATGTGGTTACGCGGGCGTGGGGTTTCTGGCATCCAATTCGGGAAGGATAAAACCGTGGCAACCACCTTTAGAAGACGAGAACTTCTCCCAGTTTATTTCCATTCAAAAAGAATACTATGGCTTATCTCTGCGAAAGTTGATTAGACTTTCTATTTCAATGATGGATGTGGAAGCAAAAAAGGTATACCCTTTGCCACAACATTTTCGAAGCATGATCTCTTTCAATGACAACAAGCTATTGCTGGGAGGGGACAGCAGTATTTTGTTATTCGAAAATGGAAAGATCAATGAGTTGATTAAAGACCATGTGCATCACATCGTGTGCATGACAATAGACGCATCAGGTATTTTATGGACTGGTGGCTTGAACAACCATATCAATGGCTACCAATTGCCGAAAGCAAATTCAACTCAGACAGTACCACTCGCATTTCAATATGTGATAGCCACTAAGGGCAAACAGGATTTTATAAAATGCATTACCACAGACAAAGAAAACAGGATTTGGTACGGCACTTCACAAAGCGGAATTAGTGTGTTGAAACGCAATGAAAGCAAAGTCATCTTTCAAACTAATATTGGCATTCAGTCGGGCTTGCGCAGTAACAGGATCATTTGTTTTGCCTGGCACAACGACTCTACGTTGCTGGTTGGAACCGGTTATGGACTTGACAAAATAGTATTCTCAAAGAAGAGAAGCGGCTTCATAGTCCGTAATATCAATGACTATTACAATTTCTCACAGGCTGTGCAAAGCATTAAAAAGGATGAAGAGGGCAATTATCTATTAGGCACAGAATCAGGGCTTATTAAAATTCCTTCAATCGATATTGAATCAGACATCGCAAGGAAATTGCCTATCCTCATTACGGCTGTCAAATTGCTAAGTGATCCTGATAGCACTATCGACATTAGTCGGGGAGTTGAACTTCCTTATAATAACAGTAGTATCGCTATCTCTTATGCGTCACCTTCGTTCACTGGTGAAACGGCAAAGTTTATTTACAACATGGAAGGGAGCGGTCATGAGCAATGGTCCAGGCCCTCAACTGCAAATAGTGTTACTTTTCTAAATCTTCTACCGGGCAAATATCGCTTCACCGTGAAGCCTGTAAATGTGGGTGGCGAGCCATCAGTTACAAACGCATCAGTAGAAATCATTATTTATTCCGCTTTTTGGCAAACGTGGTGGTTCCGCGCTTTGGCTATCGTCACTTTTGCCGGGCTGCTCGCGCTCACAACCCGCAGGCAGATTGCGAACATTCGCAAAGAGTCCATATTCAAACAGCAACGAGCCATGTTTGCGCAAAAAATAAGCGAAGCTGAAATGATGGCGCTCCGCGCACAAATGAATCCTCATTTTATTTTCAATTGTATGAATATTATTGATGGGCTCATTACGGATGATCGAAAGGAAGATGCCCAGAATTTTCTTCAAAAATTTTCGAAATTGATCAGGCTTGTTCTTGAAAATTCTCAACATCAACTGGTTTCTATCCAGCAGGATCTGCATGCCCTGAAATTGTATATTGAGCTGGAGATGGTTCGGAGCAGTCATGGCTTTAAATATGAGATTGACTTGGGAAAGGAGTTGCTCAGCAACGATTATAAAATACCTCCGCTCTTATTGCAGCCATATGTTGAGAATGCCATTGTGCATGGATTGCGTAATAAAGAAACCGGCGAAGGGAAATTATTGGTACAGATTAAAAGCAGTCAGGATAAAATTCTAATCACCATTGAAGACAATGGCATTGGAAGGAAGAAAGCCATGTTGTTAAATGAGGAGAATAAAAAACCGAACCAGCAATTGGGTATGAAAATGACAGGTAAGCGCATAGGTCTGCTGCAAAGTATGAATCACAACGAAGTGAAGATTCACATCAGTGATGTCTGCAGCGATGATGAAACAGGCACACGCGTGGAGATAGTTCTACCCTATAATTTAGAATTTGAAAAGCTGTGA
- a CDS encoding DNA-binding response regulator: MIRAVLIDDEEISLKGLGEKIKKYCPDVSVLKSYSKPVEALKEIQELRPDVVFLDIEMPKMNGFAFLKNCSPVPFEVIFTTAYNVYAIDALRISALDFLLKPIDADELVAATSRLKDKLKHKDRKKETLEQQIETFLQSQQSSGQLDKIAVPVLNGLEFVDADEIIRIEGEDAYSVFYLTGNKKIVASRNLNKVEKMLTRKNFMRVHKSYIVNLNYIRQYIKGNGGRVILSDGSEVEVSRRNKSEFLTRVNYF, encoded by the coding sequence ATGATACGGGCCGTACTGATAGACGATGAGGAGATTTCGCTGAAGGGGCTTGGTGAAAAAATAAAAAAGTATTGCCCCGATGTAAGTGTACTGAAGTCATACAGCAAACCGGTTGAAGCATTAAAGGAAATTCAGGAGTTAAGACCGGATGTTGTATTTCTCGATATAGAGATGCCCAAAATGAATGGCTTCGCTTTTTTAAAGAATTGCAGCCCGGTTCCTTTTGAAGTCATTTTTACAACCGCCTATAATGTTTATGCCATTGATGCACTCCGAATAAGTGCTCTGGATTTTTTACTCAAACCTATTGACGCAGACGAGCTCGTGGCTGCGACAAGCAGGCTCAAGGACAAGCTGAAGCACAAAGACAGGAAAAAGGAGACGCTTGAGCAGCAAATAGAAACGTTTCTTCAGTCCCAGCAGAGTTCAGGCCAGCTTGACAAAATAGCAGTGCCGGTACTCAACGGATTGGAGTTCGTTGATGCGGATGAAATCATTCGCATAGAAGGAGAGGACGCTTATTCTGTTTTTTATCTCACAGGCAACAAAAAGATCGTGGCTTCCCGAAACCTGAATAAGGTAGAAAAAATGCTTACCCGAAAAAATTTTATGCGAGTGCATAAATCCTATATAGTTAATTTAAACTACATCCGTCAGTATATAAAAGGCAATGGAGGCAGGGTTATTTTGTCAGACGGTTCTGAGGTGGAAGTGTCACGAAGAAACAAGAGTGAGTTTCTGACTAGGGTAAATTATTTTTAA
- a CDS encoding DNA-directed RNA polymerase sigma-70 factor: MEPQKRNFIRTIDSNQGIIKSLCRAYYASPDDQKDAFQDIVLQLWKSFETFRGESEISTWIYRVSLNTILSKVRKERRQITTEAIGVSELSVSTTMADGDRELLHIVIQSLKDLDKAIVILYLEGYKNKEISQILDITASNVGTRLNRVRAELKAKFKSPHYEFEQS, encoded by the coding sequence TTGGAACCACAAAAACGCAACTTTATCCGGACTATAGACTCTAATCAGGGCATTATAAAAAGCCTTTGCAGAGCCTATTATGCAAGTCCTGATGATCAAAAAGATGCTTTTCAAGACATTGTTCTGCAGCTTTGGAAATCATTTGAGACATTTCGGGGAGAGTCCGAAATAAGCACCTGGATTTATAGAGTAAGCCTTAACACTATACTTTCCAAAGTCAGGAAGGAAAGAAGGCAAATAACTACTGAAGCTATAGGTGTCTCAGAACTATCTGTGTCAACAACAATGGCAGATGGTGACAGGGAACTTCTTCACATTGTCATTCAATCTTTGAAAGACCTGGATAAGGCGATAGTCATCCTCTACCTGGAAGGCTATAAGAACAAGGAAATCTCTCAAATTTTAGACATCACTGCTTCGAACGTTGGTACTCGGTTGAATAGAGTGCGAGCAGAACTAAAAGCCAAATTTAAAAGTCCGCACTATGAATTTGAACAGTCTTAA
- the lgt_2 gene encoding prolipoprotein diacylglyceryl transferase, producing MISYIIWDIDPEIFDGFEFLRWYGVCWAVGIILGYQMVLRIYKAEGIPTVELDKLTVYVMLGAIIGARLGHILFYDPLHYLNNPIEILPIRINPTFQYTGLAGLASHGGILGALIALYLYHRKFKKDYLWMLDRLVIGGALLGAFIRIGNLLNSEIIGVPSQLPWAFMFSQIDQTPRHPAQLYEALFYLIISLSLFLIWRSQKVSNYKGFLFGLGIFLIFSQRFLVEFLKENQVEFEEQLKLNMGQTLSIPLILMGIVIMVWSVTKFCANRIPATKSY from the coding sequence ATGATTTCTTACATCATTTGGGATATTGACCCGGAAATCTTTGACGGGTTTGAATTTTTAAGATGGTATGGTGTCTGTTGGGCCGTAGGTATAATTCTCGGATATCAAATGGTGCTCCGGATTTACAAGGCAGAAGGCATTCCAACTGTAGAACTTGACAAACTTACGGTTTATGTTATGTTGGGTGCAATTATTGGCGCCCGTCTTGGACACATTCTATTTTATGATCCATTACACTATTTGAACAACCCAATTGAGATTCTTCCTATACGAATCAATCCAACATTCCAATATACAGGACTTGCCGGTCTCGCAAGTCATGGAGGAATCCTCGGGGCTTTGATTGCTCTTTATCTCTACCATAGAAAATTCAAAAAGGATTATCTCTGGATGTTAGATCGGTTAGTAATAGGAGGGGCTTTGCTGGGTGCCTTTATAAGGATAGGCAATTTGCTCAACTCAGAAATCATTGGAGTTCCTTCTCAACTTCCATGGGCATTCATGTTTTCTCAAATCGATCAAACCCCGAGACATCCTGCTCAGCTTTATGAAGCACTATTTTATCTGATCATATCTTTATCGTTGTTTCTTATTTGGAGATCGCAGAAAGTCAGCAATTATAAAGGATTTCTATTTGGACTCGGCATATTCTTAATCTTCTCGCAAAGGTTTCTGGTAGAGTTTTTAAAAGAGAACCAAGTTGAATTTGAAGAGCAACTCAAACTGAACATGGGACAGACACTTAGTATACCGCTAATCCTTATGGGAATAGTTATAATGGTTTGGAGCGTCACTAAGTTCTGTGCAAATAGAATCCCTGCTACCAAATCCTATTAA
- the mapB gene encoding methionine aminopeptidase 2, whose protein sequence is MSITRESELIGMQKASEAVAYTLKEMRSYAQPGMTTKQLDNYGATILSGFGAKSAPYLTYRFPGWTCISVNNEFCHGIPSENRILKEGDLVNIDVSAELNGFWSDNGGSFVLGDDINGHQNLIDTSRQILHKAIDNITGGVRISDIGHLIETEAKKRGYKVIKNLTGHGIGKSLHEEPHEVANYKDPFNRARFKKNSVIAVETFISTTSTYAETLSDGWTLVGNKGGFMAQHEHTVVVTDGEPMILTVANDI, encoded by the coding sequence ATGTCAATAACAAGAGAATCGGAACTCATCGGAATGCAAAAAGCAAGTGAAGCTGTTGCTTACACTTTAAAGGAGATGAGAAGTTATGCTCAACCCGGTATGACAACAAAACAATTAGACAATTATGGGGCAACCATACTATCAGGTTTTGGAGCAAAGTCTGCACCGTATTTAACTTATCGTTTTCCGGGATGGACTTGCATAAGTGTTAACAATGAATTTTGTCACGGTATTCCATCTGAAAACAGGATTCTGAAAGAAGGCGATCTTGTGAATATTGATGTGTCGGCGGAGCTTAACGGTTTTTGGTCCGATAACGGAGGCTCATTTGTACTTGGCGATGATATAAACGGGCACCAAAATCTGATAGATACTTCAAGGCAGATTTTACATAAAGCAATTGACAATATCACTGGTGGGGTTCGCATTTCAGATATCGGGCACCTGATAGAAACCGAAGCCAAAAAACGTGGTTACAAAGTCATCAAAAACCTGACAGGACATGGCATAGGAAAAAGCCTTCACGAAGAGCCTCACGAGGTAGCGAATTACAAAGACCCTTTTAATAGAGCAAGATTTAAGAAAAACTCCGTCATTGCTGTTGAAACATTTATTTCAACAACATCAACGTATGCCGAAACCCTAAGTGACGGCTGGACTTTGGTTGGAAATAAAGGAGGCTTTATGGCACAACATGAACATACCGTTGTGGTTACGGATGGAGAACCAATGATACTGACAGTGGCAAACGACATATAA